The Synechococcus sp. CC9605 sequence ATGGCATCCAACACTTCTTTCACCCGCTCCGGATCCAAGGCGCTGGTGGGCTCGTCGAACAGCATCACCTCAGGATCCAACGCCAAAGCACGGGCGATCGCCACCCGCTGCTGCTGACCACCACTGAGCTGCGCCGGGTACTTGTGGGCCTGCTCTCGAATGCCCATCTGGTCAAGGAGCTCCATGGCCCGCTGCTCGGCAGCCGCCTTGGCACGCTGTTGCACCTTGATCGGGGCAAGGGTGATGTTGTCGAGGATGGAAAGGTGGGGAAACAGGTTGAACTGCTGAAACACCATCCCCACGCGCTTGCGAATCGCCCGCACCTGACGTTCCCCATGGGTGGCATCCAAGGGAACCCCGAGTACATCAAGAGCTCCGCCATCCAGCGACTCCAGACCGTTGAACGTGCGGATCAGCGTGCTCTTGCCGGACCCGGAAGGACCCATCACCACGAGCACTTCGCCGCTGTTCACCTCAAGGGTGACGCCGTCGAGAGCTCGAACCCCTTGGGAATAGCTCTTGACCAGATCAGTGGCACGAATGGCGACAGTCATAAGGCGGAGCGGGCAGGGTCAAGCTGAACTTCCAGGTGGCGGGCCAGCAGC is a genomic window containing:
- a CDS encoding amino acid ABC transporter ATP-binding protein, with amino-acid sequence MTVAIRATDLVKSYSQGVRALDGVTLEVNSGEVLVVMGPSGSGKSTLIRTFNGLESLDGGALDVLGVPLDATHGERQVRAIRKRVGMVFQQFNLFPHLSILDNITLAPIKVQQRAKAAAEQRAMELLDQMGIREQAHKYPAQLSGGQQQRVAIARALALDPEVMLFDEPTSALDPERVKEVLDAMRQLAKGGMTMVVVTHELGFAREVADRVMFMDRGQVVETSDPETFFSNAREERSRRFLNQMQH